From Arcticibacter tournemirensis, one genomic window encodes:
- a CDS encoding Ldh family oxidoreductase, which yields MSSLLFQENTLRTFTECIFKAIGCPEKDAVLAADVLLSSDLRGIDSHGVARLSGYVRLWEKQRINTNPNITIVHETATTATVDGDSGLGLVVAPFAMNLAMEKAEKYGSGWVSVRNSNHFGIAGYHAMQAVKKDMVGFAMTNASPLVAPTYTTERLLGTNPMCYAFPAGNYPPVVVDMATAAAANGKLEIAQRAQKPVPAGWVQTSAGESTIDPHALKTGGSLLPLGSDRDHGSHKGFGLSATVDILTAVLSGANYGPWVPPFVAFLDPLPDLPGKGIGHFVGAMRVDGFRPVDEFKQNMDRWIERFKAAKPISEDCPVIIPGEPELEAEKLRKANGIPLTEAVVKDLRALGEKLGCGL from the coding sequence ATGAGTTCATTACTTTTTCAGGAAAATACATTAAGAACATTCACAGAATGTATTTTCAAAGCTATAGGCTGCCCCGAAAAGGACGCTGTGCTGGCAGCTGACGTTTTACTTTCTTCCGACCTTAGAGGTATCGATTCACATGGTGTTGCTCGTTTAAGCGGCTACGTCCGCCTCTGGGAAAAGCAACGTATTAATACCAATCCCAATATTACGATTGTACACGAAACAGCTACCACAGCAACCGTAGACGGCGACAGCGGTCTCGGGTTGGTAGTCGCCCCTTTTGCCATGAACCTGGCAATGGAAAAAGCTGAAAAGTATGGCTCTGGCTGGGTGTCAGTTAGAAATTCAAATCATTTTGGCATTGCCGGATATCATGCGATGCAAGCCGTAAAAAAGGATATGGTAGGCTTTGCTATGACAAATGCGAGCCCTTTGGTAGCTCCTACGTACACAACAGAGCGCTTGTTGGGTACTAATCCGATGTGTTACGCTTTTCCTGCAGGCAACTATCCGCCTGTCGTTGTTGACATGGCGACCGCAGCAGCAGCTAACGGGAAACTGGAGATAGCCCAACGGGCCCAAAAGCCTGTACCAGCGGGCTGGGTCCAAACGAGTGCAGGAGAATCGACCATAGACCCCCATGCTTTAAAGACCGGAGGATCCCTCCTGCCGCTTGGTAGCGACCGCGATCATGGAAGTCACAAAGGCTTCGGGTTAAGCGCTACTGTCGATATACTTACAGCAGTACTCTCCGGAGCAAATTACGGTCCCTGGGTTCCACCCTTTGTTGCATTTCTCGACCCCTTACCTGACCTTCCTGGCAAAGGAATAGGCCATTTCGTTGGAGCCATGCGCGTTGACGGCTTCCGGCCGGTTGACGAGTTCAAGCAAAATATGGACCGCTGGATCGAGCGCTTCAAAGCCGCCAAACCAATTTCTGAAGACTGCCCTGTAATTATTCCCGGCGAGCCTGAACTGGAAGCCGAAAAGCTCAGAAAGGCGAACGGAATTCCACTGACAGAAGCGGTTGTAAAAGACTTGAGGGCACTTGGCGAGAAGCTCGGTTGCGGGTTGTAG
- the lepB gene encoding signal peptidase I yields the protein MELANYLGILLILLPITILRVIGLWKLFEKAGRPGWEAVIPGYCIYIMIKLSGRPAWWMIWYFIPVINIIMIIGVRIDFVKCYGKFTFLQHAGAVLLSFIVFPLWGFDKNIRYLGASATDEFKKKYPYKKSTSREWADAIIFAVVAATLIRSFLLEAYTIPTGSMEKSLLIGDFLFVSKVNYGPRIPMTPVAFPFAHHTMPLIGTKAYWDGIELDYHRLPGLEKIERRDVVVFNYPMDADAPLSRPVDKRENYIKRCIAIGGDTLRIINANVYVNGKLSEKPEFSQKYYVVKSDGTDFNPQTLQDMNIEAQRASEDQYYFNMTHAQAEEIKGWANVKEVKPMIKGPNEPEADIYPKDPAFHWNLDNFGPIIVPKKGWTVKLDSTNIAIYKRAIEVYEHNKVEQNGHQLIINGKPANTYTFKMDYFWMMGDNRDNSLDSRFWGFVPEDHIVGKALFVWMSWDTNGSFLGKIRWNRLFMGIH from the coding sequence ATGGAACTAGCGAATTATTTAGGCATTTTACTTATACTCTTACCGATTACCATACTTCGTGTCATTGGGTTATGGAAGCTTTTTGAGAAGGCCGGAAGGCCAGGTTGGGAAGCCGTGATCCCCGGCTACTGCATTTACATCATGATTAAGCTTTCTGGCCGACCTGCATGGTGGATGATCTGGTACTTCATTCCTGTGATCAATATTATAATGATCATTGGGGTTAGGATTGATTTTGTAAAGTGCTATGGTAAATTTACTTTTCTTCAACATGCAGGCGCCGTTTTGCTGTCGTTTATCGTATTTCCTCTTTGGGGTTTTGATAAAAATATCCGGTATTTAGGTGCTTCAGCAACTGACGAGTTCAAAAAGAAGTATCCTTATAAGAAGTCAACAAGTCGCGAATGGGCTGATGCAATCATCTTTGCTGTAGTTGCGGCTACGCTCATCAGAAGTTTTCTTTTAGAAGCTTATACCATTCCTACGGGCTCGATGGAGAAATCCCTTTTAATCGGCGATTTCCTGTTTGTAAGTAAGGTGAATTACGGACCGCGTATTCCTATGACACCTGTTGCTTTCCCCTTTGCTCACCATACAATGCCTTTGATAGGCACAAAAGCTTATTGGGACGGTATTGAGTTAGACTATCATCGCCTTCCTGGTTTGGAAAAGATCGAACGAAGGGATGTTGTTGTGTTTAACTATCCTATGGATGCCGACGCTCCTTTAAGCCGGCCGGTTGATAAAAGAGAGAATTATATTAAACGATGCATCGCTATAGGCGGGGATACCCTTCGTATCATCAATGCAAATGTGTATGTAAATGGAAAACTTTCTGAAAAACCTGAGTTCTCGCAAAAATACTACGTCGTAAAGTCTGACGGTACTGACTTTAATCCTCAGACTTTGCAAGATATGAATATAGAGGCACAGCGAGCTTCTGAAGATCAGTATTATTTCAACATGACACATGCCCAGGCTGAAGAAATAAAGGGATGGGCAAACGTGAAGGAAGTGAAGCCTATGATCAAAGGCCCTAATGAGCCCGAAGCCGACATTTATCCTAAAGATCCTGCCTTTCACTGGAACCTTGATAACTTCGGACCAATTATAGTTCCTAAGAAAGGATGGACAGTGAAACTCGATAGTACTAACATAGCGATCTATAAAAGGGCTATAGAAGTATACGAACACAATAAAGTAGAGCAAAATGGCCATCAGCTGATCATTAATGGCAAGCCCGCCAATACCTACACTTTCAAAATGGACTACTTCTGGATGATGGGTGATAACCGCGATAACTCGCTCGATTCACGGTTCTGGGGCTTCGTACCCGAAGATCATATCGTCGGTAAAGCTCTCTTTGTATGGATGAGCTGGGATACCAACGGCTCTTTCTTAGGTAAGATCAGATGGAACCGGCTTTTTATGGGCATACACTAG
- the dapB gene encoding 4-hydroxy-tetrahydrodipicolinate reductase has protein sequence MKIALLGYGKMGRTIERFALGRGHEIVLAIDENNLDQLTEENLARADVAIDFSTPDSVLSNISDCFSARVPIVVGTTGWYGHLQEVKDTCIESNNSLLYGSNFSIGVNLFFFVNKVFAKIMNAYPQYEVQVEEIHHTQKLDSPSGTAITIAEGIIEGVDRKKEWVNNLVGAGEEIVNKPDQLLIESHRIEDVPGTHTVIYSSEVDEIEFKHTAHTRAGFALGAVVAAEWLQGKKGFYSVADIFDFDI, from the coding sequence ATGAAGATAGCCCTTTTAGGTTATGGAAAAATGGGCCGCACCATCGAGCGTTTTGCTCTTGGGCGGGGCCATGAAATTGTGCTTGCCATTGATGAGAACAATCTTGATCAGTTAACCGAGGAAAACCTTGCCAGGGCCGACGTAGCTATTGATTTCAGTACTCCCGATTCAGTTCTCAGCAATATCAGCGACTGCTTTAGTGCCCGTGTACCGATAGTAGTTGGTACTACAGGTTGGTATGGTCATCTGCAGGAAGTGAAAGATACCTGTATAGAGAGTAACAATTCATTACTCTATGGCTCTAACTTTAGCATAGGCGTAAATTTGTTTTTCTTCGTAAATAAGGTGTTTGCGAAAATTATGAATGCTTACCCCCAATACGAAGTACAGGTAGAGGAGATTCATCATACACAGAAGCTTGACTCACCTAGCGGAACAGCGATCACTATTGCCGAAGGCATAATTGAGGGAGTGGATCGCAAAAAGGAGTGGGTGAATAACCTGGTCGGCGCCGGCGAGGAAATTGTAAATAAACCTGATCAGCTGCTGATTGAGTCGCACCGGATAGAGGATGTTCCGGGAACTCATACGGTCATTTATAGCTCGGAGGTGGATGAAATAGAGTTTAAGCATACAGCTCATACACGTGCAGGGTTTGCGCTTGGCGCAGTTGTGGCTGCAGAGTGGCTACAAGGAAAAAAAGGGTTTTATTCTGTAGCAGATATATTTGATTTTGATATTTAA
- a CDS encoding DUF5683 domain-containing protein, producing the protein MHILRFFILTFALAVTAPAFSQTDSLSAVPDSASATRGARVRATPVRKDTTIVPENQTQKAKSKVVKDSARLALEAMPGRAAWGSAMLPGLGQIRNGRWWKVPFIYAGLVSVGLAFEFNNRYYRDILKELQYRELHNQETRDPDYTPYDRSSLISAKDFYRRNRDLSILGFLGVHAINVIDAYVDAKFFRYDITDKLGFNVQPTLMPPLSFASVTPVPAIKFTISL; encoded by the coding sequence ATGCATATTCTGAGATTCTTTATTCTGACTTTCGCTCTGGCTGTTACCGCGCCTGCGTTTTCGCAGACAGACTCTCTGAGCGCGGTTCCGGATTCTGCGTCAGCTACCCGCGGGGCGCGGGTTCGTGCCACACCTGTCAGAAAAGATACAACAATAGTTCCAGAAAATCAGACCCAGAAAGCTAAATCGAAGGTTGTTAAAGATTCAGCCCGTCTTGCTCTGGAAGCCATGCCTGGCAGAGCGGCATGGGGATCGGCAATGCTGCCGGGACTTGGGCAGATCAGGAATGGAAGATGGTGGAAAGTTCCTTTTATATATGCCGGGCTGGTAAGTGTGGGCCTTGCTTTTGAGTTTAACAACCGCTATTACAGGGATATCCTTAAAGAACTTCAATACCGGGAGCTGCATAATCAGGAAACACGCGACCCCGATTACACTCCTTATGACAGATCGTCTCTAATTTCTGCAAAGGACTTTTACCGGCGAAACCGCGATCTTAGTATTCTCGGGTTCCTTGGCGTTCATGCAATCAATGTGATCGATGCTTATGTCGACGCTAAGTTCTTTCGCTACGATATCACCGACAAATTAGGCTTTAATGTGCAGCCAACGTTAATGCCTCCTTTATCTTTTGCTTCAGTAACGCCGGTTCCGGCTATAAAATTCACCATATCATTATGA
- the rimO gene encoding 30S ribosomal protein S12 methylthiotransferase RimO: MQTKKTRPVVSPRVNVITLGCSKNVYDSEVLMGQLQGNQISVVHEADKVGKDDIIVINTCGFIDNAKQESIDTILQYSELKEQGKVGKVIVTGCLSERYKPELQAEITNVDAYFGTNDLQNILSSLGADYKYELIGERLLTTPSHFAYFKIAEGCNRPCSFCAIPLMRGKHVSKSIEDLVAEAKGLARNGTKELILIAQDLTYYGLDLYGRRNLDELLRHLSDVQGIEWIRLQYAYPSGFPMEVLDVMNERDNICKYLDMPLQHISDNMLKSMRRGISKQKTIDLVNAIRDKVPDIAMRTTLICGYPGETEADFEEMKEWVEETRFDRLGCFTYSHEEKTHAHTLVDDVPQEVKEQRVEDIMEIQQGISLEKNIEKVGKTFRVLIDKKEGEYFVGRTEFDSPEVDNEVLLHASTNYATEGSFVQAKIVRAEDFDLYGQIVK, translated from the coding sequence ATGCAGACTAAAAAAACAAGACCGGTAGTATCACCCCGCGTGAACGTGATCACTCTTGGATGCTCCAAGAACGTATACGACTCGGAGGTGCTGATGGGACAGCTTCAGGGTAATCAGATCAGTGTGGTACATGAAGCGGATAAAGTGGGAAAGGATGATATTATCGTCATTAATACCTGCGGATTTATTGATAATGCAAAGCAGGAGTCTATAGACACCATTTTGCAATACAGCGAGCTGAAGGAGCAGGGTAAAGTAGGGAAAGTGATCGTTACGGGCTGCCTTTCAGAACGGTACAAGCCTGAGCTTCAGGCTGAGATAACGAACGTCGATGCTTACTTCGGCACTAACGACCTGCAAAACATACTCTCCTCGTTAGGCGCGGATTACAAATACGAACTTATAGGAGAACGGTTACTTACCACACCCTCTCACTTTGCATATTTCAAAATTGCCGAGGGCTGCAATCGGCCCTGTTCTTTTTGCGCCATTCCGCTGATGCGAGGGAAACACGTTTCGAAGTCAATCGAAGATCTTGTTGCCGAGGCAAAAGGACTTGCGAGAAACGGGACAAAAGAATTAATCCTGATTGCCCAGGACCTGACTTATTACGGGCTGGATCTGTATGGCAGGAGAAACCTTGATGAGCTGCTCCGCCATCTCTCAGACGTGCAGGGTATCGAATGGATCAGACTTCAGTATGCTTATCCTTCGGGTTTCCCTATGGAGGTTCTTGATGTGATGAACGAACGCGATAATATTTGTAAATATCTCGACATGCCGCTTCAGCATATTAGCGATAACATGTTGAAATCGATGCGCCGCGGGATCTCAAAACAGAAAACCATTGATCTGGTAAATGCTATTCGAGATAAGGTTCCTGACATTGCCATGCGGACTACCTTAATCTGTGGCTATCCGGGAGAAACAGAAGCAGACTTCGAAGAAATGAAAGAATGGGTTGAAGAAACCAGGTTCGATCGCTTAGGCTGCTTCACCTACTCGCATGAAGAAAAAACGCATGCACATACACTGGTGGACGACGTACCCCAAGAGGTGAAGGAACAACGTGTAGAAGACATTATGGAGATCCAGCAGGGCATTTCACTCGAAAAGAACATAGAAAAGGTAGGAAAAACTTTCCGCGTGCTGATCGACAAGAAAGAAGGCGAGTACTTCGTAGGTCGTACCGAATTCGACTCTCCGGAGGTGGATAATGAGGTTCTACTGCATGCATCTACGAACTACGCCACCGAAGGCAGCTTCGTTCAGGCAAAAATAGTACGCGCAGAAGACTTCGATTTATATGGACAGATTGTAAAATAA
- the bshC gene encoding bacillithiol biosynthesis cysteine-adding enzyme BshC produces MKATYIDYSETNSFSSTALSYLSRDPKLRPFIFDFPSVENFGKLIKSKTVTANREVLVKVLKRQYSVLEAESDELKAKNLVLSNIELLSQPNTYTITTGHQLNIFTGPLYFIYKIVTAINLARELKQSYPEKNFVPVYWMATEDHDFAEINHISLHGKPIVWEQDNRGATGRLPTSTIASAVKAFQNLLGISKNSEKLSTLIEEAYINHSHLADATRHLVNGLFAEHGLVIVDADNHELKKQFAGIITEDILNKNSSRIIGQTSKNLEDAGFSTQVNAREINFFYMADGLRERIIEENGVFSVLNTDIRFTEEQIKEEITLYPERFSPNVIMRPLYQEVILPNLAYIGGGAEIVYWLQLKDNFDFYKAGFPLLLLRNSALITDESFSGKLCRLHIKLKDLFKNTETLQKEWVLTHSQHTLTLASEKSEFEAIFQKIKLRAYKIDPTLAPSAEAVNARLKKALGNLEQKLVKAEKKNHEGALSQIESLRSKYFPGGGLQERSENFGIFYVKYGDQFISELIRHFKPLDFKFTILEP; encoded by the coding sequence ATGAAAGCAACGTACATCGATTATAGCGAAACCAATAGTTTTTCATCCACGGCACTCAGCTACCTGTCCCGTGATCCTAAACTTCGCCCATTCATATTTGATTTTCCCTCTGTAGAAAACTTCGGGAAGCTGATAAAATCAAAGACGGTAACTGCCAACAGGGAAGTTCTGGTGAAGGTGCTGAAAAGGCAGTATTCGGTTTTGGAAGCTGAAAGTGACGAGTTGAAAGCTAAAAATCTGGTTTTATCAAACATAGAACTGCTTTCACAGCCTAATACTTATACAATCACTACGGGGCATCAGCTCAATATATTCACGGGGCCTCTGTATTTTATTTATAAAATTGTTACGGCAATAAATCTTGCCAGAGAATTAAAACAATCCTATCCCGAAAAGAACTTCGTTCCCGTTTACTGGATGGCAACAGAAGATCATGACTTCGCTGAAATCAATCATATCAGCCTCCATGGTAAACCAATAGTCTGGGAGCAGGATAATCGTGGGGCCACTGGGCGATTACCTACTTCAACGATTGCTTCGGCTGTAAAGGCTTTCCAGAACTTATTAGGTATTTCAAAAAATTCCGAAAAGCTTTCCACGCTGATAGAAGAGGCTTACATTAACCACTCTCATCTGGCTGATGCAACCCGTCATCTTGTAAACGGCCTTTTTGCAGAGCATGGTCTTGTTATTGTAGATGCAGATAATCACGAGCTTAAAAAGCAGTTTGCTGGTATTATTACAGAGGATATTCTGAATAAGAATAGCTCCCGTATCATAGGTCAGACGAGCAAAAACCTCGAAGATGCAGGCTTCTCTACGCAGGTAAATGCCAGGGAGATTAATTTCTTCTATATGGCGGATGGTTTACGCGAGCGTATTATCGAAGAAAACGGCGTATTCTCGGTTCTCAACACCGACATCCGGTTCACAGAAGAGCAAATCAAGGAAGAGATAACCCTCTATCCCGAAAGGTTCAGTCCCAACGTTATTATGCGGCCACTGTATCAGGAAGTGATACTCCCCAATCTCGCTTATATAGGTGGAGGCGCCGAAATTGTATACTGGCTGCAGCTAAAAGATAACTTTGACTTTTACAAAGCAGGGTTCCCTCTCCTGCTCCTTAGAAACTCTGCTCTGATCACTGACGAATCTTTTAGTGGGAAACTATGCAGGCTTCATATCAAACTTAAAGACCTTTTTAAAAACACTGAAACTCTTCAAAAAGAGTGGGTCCTTACTCACTCTCAACATACTTTGACTCTGGCCAGCGAAAAGAGCGAATTCGAGGCAATATTTCAAAAGATAAAACTGAGGGCCTACAAAATAGACCCTACGCTGGCACCCAGTGCCGAAGCGGTAAATGCCAGACTAAAAAAGGCGCTTGGTAATCTTGAACAAAAGCTGGTCAAGGCCGAAAAAAAGAATCATGAAGGCGCTTTGTCGCAGATTGAAAGTCTCAGAAGTAAATATTTTCCGGGAGGAGGACTGCAGGAAAGATCTGAGAATTTCGGAATTTTTTATGTAAAATATGGAGATCAGTTTATATCCGAACTAATCAGGCACTTTAAACCGCTTGATTTTAAATTTACTATTCTCGAACCTTAA
- a CDS encoding ParB/RepB/Spo0J family partition protein → MTQIRKTGLGKGLSALLNDSEMAQSSRPNINETVSPGNISHVRISQVEVNPFQPRSDFDQEALNELSESIKLQGLIQPITVRKAGNIYQLISGERRLRASKLAGLTEIAAYVRTANDQQMLEMALIENIQRENLNAIEVALSFQRMIDECNLKQDELGDRVSKNRSTITNYLRLLRLPPVIQASIRDNEITMGHAKAILGLDDVDKQLYVHNEVISKGLSVRKAEELVRDIQRIGVKKAVHAKEEGVSFQYQKIQDDLASKFATKVRLKVQAKGKGAIEIPFVSEDDLSRILELLDW, encoded by the coding sequence ATGACGCAAATTAGAAAAACGGGATTAGGAAAAGGATTAAGTGCATTGCTGAATGATTCTGAAATGGCCCAAAGTTCCAGGCCAAACATAAATGAAACAGTATCACCAGGAAATATAAGTCATGTGAGGATCAGTCAGGTTGAGGTAAATCCATTTCAGCCGCGGTCTGACTTTGATCAGGAGGCTTTGAATGAACTGTCTGAATCTATAAAGCTGCAAGGACTCATACAGCCGATTACAGTACGTAAGGCGGGAAATATCTATCAGCTCATTTCGGGCGAAAGACGCCTCCGTGCATCAAAGCTTGCGGGCTTAACTGAGATTGCGGCTTACGTGCGTACGGCTAACGATCAGCAGATGCTTGAGATGGCTCTGATTGAGAACATTCAGCGCGAGAATCTCAATGCAATAGAAGTTGCACTAAGCTTTCAGCGGATGATTGACGAGTGTAACCTTAAGCAAGACGAACTTGGTGACAGGGTTAGCAAGAACCGTTCGACCATAACAAATTATCTTAGACTGCTGAGGCTTCCCCCGGTGATTCAGGCTTCTATCCGCGATAACGAAATCACCATGGGACATGCGAAAGCAATTCTTGGCCTTGATGATGTTGATAAGCAATTATATGTACATAATGAAGTTATAAGTAAAGGGCTTTCAGTTCGTAAAGCTGAAGAACTGGTAAGAGATATCCAGCGTATCGGTGTGAAAAAAGCTGTTCACGCGAAGGAAGAAGGTGTTTCATTCCAGTATCAGAAGATTCAGGACGATCTGGCCTCTAAATTTGCCACTAAGGTGCGCTTAAAGGTGCAGGCAAAAGGAAAAGGGGCTATCGAGATCCCTTTTGTTTCTGAAGACGACTTGAGTCGGATACTTGAACTATTAGACTGGTAG
- the ftsY gene encoding signal recognition particle-docking protein FtsY, protein MGLFDFFKKKEAPKEEIEALDKGLEKTKEGLFSKITKAVIGKSTVDDEVLDELEEILVTSDVGVSTTLKIIERIQERVAKDKYFGTSELNSLLKEEIQKLLAENNSSDFENFEYGQHKPYVIMVVGVNGVGKTTTIGKLAHKLKQAGNKVVLGAADTFRAAAVDQLKLWGERVDVRVVAQAMGSDPASVAFDTLQSAVSNGEDVAIIDTAGRLHNKVALMNELTKIKNVMQKVVPGAPHEILLVLDASTGQNAIEQCKQFTQATDVNALALTKLDGTAKGGVVIGISDQFKIPVKYIGVGEGMNDLQLFDRQEFVNSLFK, encoded by the coding sequence ATGGGATTATTCGATTTTTTCAAAAAGAAAGAAGCTCCAAAGGAAGAGATTGAAGCTCTTGACAAAGGTTTGGAAAAAACCAAAGAGGGCTTGTTTTCCAAAATAACCAAAGCCGTAATCGGCAAATCTACCGTAGATGATGAAGTGCTGGATGAGCTGGAAGAAATCCTTGTTACCTCTGATGTTGGCGTTTCTACTACATTAAAGATTATTGAGCGTATCCAGGAAAGGGTGGCTAAAGATAAGTACTTCGGAACTTCGGAGCTGAATTCACTCTTAAAAGAAGAGATCCAGAAGCTGCTTGCTGAAAATAACAGCAGCGATTTTGAAAACTTCGAATATGGCCAGCATAAGCCTTATGTAATTATGGTGGTTGGGGTAAACGGTGTAGGAAAAACCACTACTATCGGTAAACTGGCGCATAAACTGAAACAGGCAGGCAACAAGGTGGTGCTTGGCGCCGCCGATACCTTCAGGGCGGCAGCGGTTGACCAGCTAAAACTATGGGGTGAGCGTGTCGACGTGCGCGTTGTCGCTCAGGCTATGGGTTCAGATCCGGCCTCTGTTGCTTTCGACACGCTGCAGTCGGCTGTCTCTAACGGCGAGGACGTGGCAATTATAGATACGGCCGGGCGTTTACATAATAAGGTAGCTTTAATGAATGAGCTCACTAAGATCAAAAATGTAATGCAGAAGGTTGTTCCCGGCGCCCCTCATGAGATTCTGCTGGTACTGGATGCTTCTACAGGACAGAACGCCATTGAGCAGTGCAAACAGTTCACTCAGGCCACTGATGTAAATGCACTTGCTTTAACTAAGCTGGATGGCACGGCAAAGGGAGGCGTCGTGATTGGCATATCCGACCAGTTCAAGATCCCTGTAAAATACATCGGGGTTGGCGAAGGAATGAATGATCTGCAACTATTCGACAGACAAGAGTTCGTGAATTCGCTATTTAAATAA
- a CDS encoding acyloxyacyl hydrolase, with product MKVQVLFIIISALFIFSVDGFSQTAPVDIKENEPVLLTDDSRSFVHNVEIDFRSAYVFPSAPFLDKYNNERKSLGDSFSGHLKYSFSLPKGSLGSEVYSDTYQGVGLTFFDFRNSRELGSPVAAYLFQRSRVAKLTSFVSLDYEWNFGLSNGWKPYDYMDNPNNIIIGSKVNAYMNFGVFLKWNLMNNINLMTGIDVTHFSNGNTEFPNSGLNMTGLKMGLAYDFGRRKASIESRPGDAVFTRFPRHISYDLVVFGSWRRKGVAFDLIQVPSPLKYPVVGAYFAPMYNFGYRFRAGLSLDAIYDGSANVYTEDYIMGTKQEFFKPEIDRQIALGGSGRVEYVMPVFTIGIGIGANLLHKGGDLRGTYQSLALKVMATRSAFLHIGYNMKDFHEPNYLMLGLGYRFHNRTPRLLHQD from the coding sequence ATGAAGGTTCAAGTACTGTTCATTATAATTTCTGCCTTATTTATCTTTTCTGTCGATGGCTTTTCGCAGACTGCGCCCGTTGACATTAAAGAAAATGAACCAGTATTATTGACAGATGATTCACGGTCATTCGTACATAACGTAGAAATAGATTTCCGGTCTGCTTACGTTTTTCCTTCAGCACCCTTTCTCGACAAGTACAACAATGAACGAAAATCGCTTGGTGACTCATTCTCCGGGCATTTAAAATATTCCTTTAGCCTGCCTAAAGGCTCGTTAGGCAGCGAGGTCTATTCCGATACCTATCAGGGTGTAGGGTTAACTTTTTTCGACTTTAGAAATAGCAGAGAATTGGGAAGCCCTGTTGCAGCATACTTGTTTCAAAGGTCGAGAGTTGCGAAATTAACTTCCTTTGTATCGCTTGATTACGAATGGAATTTTGGATTGTCAAACGGATGGAAGCCATATGACTACATGGATAATCCAAACAATATTATCATTGGCTCCAAGGTTAACGCCTATATGAATTTTGGTGTCTTCCTGAAGTGGAACCTTATGAACAACATAAATTTGATGACAGGAATCGATGTTACTCATTTCTCCAATGGAAATACGGAGTTCCCAAATTCAGGTTTAAATATGACCGGACTGAAAATGGGACTTGCTTATGATTTTGGAAGACGTAAAGCTTCCATTGAGAGTCGGCCGGGAGATGCAGTGTTTACTCGGTTTCCGCGTCATATCAGTTATGATCTGGTTGTCTTTGGTTCCTGGCGTAGAAAAGGGGTCGCGTTTGATCTTATACAGGTGCCGTCTCCTCTTAAATATCCGGTGGTTGGAGCATACTTTGCTCCGATGTATAATTTTGGCTACCGGTTCCGTGCAGGGCTTTCTCTGGATGCCATATACGACGGTAGTGCAAACGTTTATACAGAAGATTATATCATGGGCACGAAACAGGAATTCTTTAAACCGGAGATCGATCGCCAGATTGCTTTGGGTGGTTCTGGAAGGGTCGAATATGTCATGCCTGTTTTTACTATCGGCATAGGAATAGGTGCTAATTTACTGCACAAAGGAGGCGATCTTCGCGGCACCTACCAGTCTCTGGCCCTGAAGGTGATGGCAACGCGTAGTGCATTTCTCCATATAGGTTATAATATGAAGGATTTCCACGAGCCTAATTATCTTATGCTAGGCTTAGGATATAGATTTCATAACAGAACGCCAAGGTTGCTTCATCAGGATTGA